A stretch of Bradyrhizobium sp. CCBAU 53338 DNA encodes these proteins:
- a CDS encoding LysR substrate-binding domain-containing protein yields the protein MARINSRQVEAFRAMMLTGSVTEAAALMTVTQPAVSRLLRDFQALLKMELFERRGTGLVPTAAAMALYTEVERSFVGLERITAAAEEIRGRRTGSLRIAALPALSNGYLPRLTGHFLKERPNLNLAFFGVISPIVVDWVLNNQCDVGFAEVPIAHSGLPSMRLPSPARVAVLPTGHRLAEKQVLEPRDFEGETFISLSAGSSSRHLVDQIFHRHDVRRVLRVETALSEIMCGMVSSGLGVAICDPFTAQEFATRGVVVRRFLPRIDFEFSAVFPAQRSPSPVALDLVEMMRKSLVEFES from the coding sequence ATGGCGCGGATCAATTCGCGGCAGGTGGAAGCCTTCCGTGCGATGATGCTGACCGGCAGCGTCACCGAGGCAGCGGCGCTGATGACGGTCACGCAGCCGGCGGTCAGCAGGTTGCTGCGCGACTTCCAGGCGCTGTTGAAAATGGAGCTGTTCGAGCGGCGCGGCACCGGCCTCGTGCCCACTGCCGCAGCGATGGCGCTCTACACCGAGGTGGAACGTTCCTTCGTCGGCCTCGAACGTATCACTGCCGCGGCGGAAGAAATTCGCGGTCGCCGCACCGGCTCTTTGCGCATCGCGGCACTGCCGGCGTTGTCGAACGGCTATCTGCCGCGGCTCACCGGGCATTTCCTGAAAGAGCGGCCGAATCTCAACCTCGCCTTCTTCGGCGTGATCTCGCCGATCGTGGTCGATTGGGTGCTGAACAATCAATGCGACGTCGGCTTTGCCGAGGTGCCGATCGCGCATTCCGGCCTGCCGAGCATGCGCCTGCCGTCGCCCGCGCGGGTCGCTGTACTGCCGACGGGTCATCGTCTCGCGGAGAAGCAAGTTCTGGAGCCGCGCGACTTCGAGGGCGAGACGTTCATCTCGCTCTCGGCGGGGTCATCGAGCCGGCACCTCGTCGACCAGATCTTCCATCGCCACGATGTCCGCCGCGTGCTGCGCGTGGAGACCGCGCTATCGGAGATCATGTGCGGCATGGTCTCGTCGGGGCTTGGCGTTGCGATCTGCGATCCCTTCACCGCGCAGGAATTTGCGACCCGCGGCGTCGTCGTGCGCCGCTTCCTGCCGCGCATCGACTTCGAATTCTCCGCCGTGTTTCCCGCGCAGCGCAGCCCCTCGCCGGTGGCGCTCGATCTCGTCGAGATGATGCGCAAGTCGCTCGTCGAGTTCGAGAGCTAG
- a CDS encoding FAD-binding oxidoreductase gives MSRDYDVAVVGGGLLGSAIAWGLGRLGKSVAVLDEGDITKRASRANFALVWVQSKGLGMPAYTVWTVQASQAWARLASELKQQTGLDVALQQNGGFHLTLGDAEFGQRVELVKRMHNQAGAADYKMEMLSASEVKKSLPLIGPQVSGGSYCPLDGHVNSLRTFRAFHTGFREFGIDYLPEQPVSAISKSGGEFRLTTPKGELRAAKVVLAAGNANQTLAPMVGLYAPMGPTRGQVVVTERTMPFLPHPLTTIRQTDEGTVMIGDSKEDELDDRTLKPSISGVMADRAQRMFPHLSRLNVVRSWSGIRVMPQDGFPIYDQSETHPGAFVACCHSGVTLASNHAFEIARMVAQGALEPELVGAFSASRFGGAGAANNSGY, from the coding sequence ATGTCCAGGGACTACGACGTCGCCGTTGTCGGCGGCGGATTGCTCGGCTCCGCGATTGCCTGGGGCCTCGGCCGGCTCGGCAAGAGCGTCGCCGTGCTCGACGAAGGCGATATCACCAAGCGCGCCTCGCGCGCGAACTTTGCGCTGGTCTGGGTTCAGAGCAAAGGGCTCGGCATGCCCGCCTATACGGTCTGGACGGTTCAGGCCTCGCAGGCCTGGGCCCGGCTTGCCTCGGAGTTGAAGCAGCAGACCGGCCTCGACGTCGCGCTCCAGCAGAACGGCGGTTTCCACCTCACCTTGGGCGACGCCGAATTCGGCCAGCGCGTCGAGCTTGTCAAGCGCATGCACAATCAGGCGGGCGCGGCCGACTACAAGATGGAGATGCTCTCGGCCTCCGAGGTGAAGAAGTCGCTGCCCCTGATCGGGCCGCAAGTGTCCGGCGGCAGCTATTGTCCGCTCGACGGACACGTCAATTCGCTGCGCACGTTTCGTGCCTTTCACACCGGCTTCAGGGAATTCGGCATCGACTACCTCCCTGAGCAGCCGGTGTCGGCGATCAGCAAGAGCGGCGGCGAATTCCGCCTGACAACGCCGAAGGGCGAGCTGCGCGCGGCCAAGGTCGTGCTCGCCGCCGGCAATGCCAATCAGACGCTGGCGCCGATGGTCGGACTCTACGCCCCGATGGGCCCGACGCGCGGCCAGGTCGTCGTGACCGAGCGTACCATGCCGTTCCTGCCGCATCCGCTGACCACGATCCGCCAGACTGACGAAGGCACGGTGATGATCGGCGACAGCAAGGAAGACGAGCTGGATGATCGCACGTTGAAACCTTCAATCAGCGGCGTGATGGCCGATCGCGCGCAGCGCATGTTCCCGCATCTGTCGCGGCTCAATGTCGTCAGAAGCTGGTCCGGCATCCGCGTCATGCCGCAGGACGGCTTTCCGATCTACGATCAGTCGGAGACGCATCCCGGCGCCTTCGTCGCCTGCTGCCATTCCGGCGTGACGCTCGCCTCCAACCACGCGTTCGAGATCGCGCGCATGGTCGCGCAGGGCGCGCTCGAGCCCGAGCTGGTCGGCGCGTTCTCCGCAAGCCGCTTCGGCGGCGCTGGCGCAGCGAACAACAGCGGCTATTAG
- a CDS encoding ABC transporter permease: MSAVAEEHGARAPWALTAPALMLFVGVLLIPLAMTVMLSFHDWGQYKGIEPVFILKNWREIATDPYYAEMFWRTFRIAILTTLLTALLGAPEAYILNRMNGRWKSLFLLVILGPLLISVVARTLGWALLFGGNNGLVNKLLMSLGVIRSPIPFMFTETGMVVALAHVMMPFMVLSVWAALQRVDPQIENAAMSLGAGPVTIIRRIIMPQIMPGVLSGAIIVFSLSASAFATPAIIGGRRLKVAATLAYDEFLNTLNWPLGAAVATLLLVALVLIVVGSNALIERRYAEVFR; this comes from the coding sequence ATGAGCGCGGTCGCCGAGGAGCACGGTGCGCGTGCGCCGTGGGCGCTGACGGCGCCCGCCTTGATGCTGTTCGTCGGCGTGCTGCTGATCCCGCTGGCGATGACGGTGATGCTGTCGTTCCACGACTGGGGCCAGTACAAGGGCATCGAGCCGGTGTTCATCCTCAAGAACTGGCGGGAGATCGCGACCGATCCCTATTACGCGGAAATGTTCTGGCGGACGTTTCGCATCGCCATCCTGACCACGCTGCTCACGGCCTTGCTCGGTGCACCCGAGGCCTACATCCTCAACCGCATGAACGGCCGCTGGAAGAGCCTCTTCCTGCTGGTCATCCTCGGGCCGCTGCTGATCTCCGTGGTGGCGCGCACGCTCGGCTGGGCGCTGCTGTTCGGCGGCAACAACGGCCTCGTCAACAAGCTTCTGATGTCGCTGGGCGTGATTCGCTCGCCCATTCCCTTCATGTTCACCGAAACAGGCATGGTGGTCGCGCTTGCGCATGTGATGATGCCGTTCATGGTGCTGTCGGTCTGGGCCGCGCTGCAGCGGGTCGATCCGCAGATCGAGAATGCCGCGATGTCGCTCGGCGCCGGCCCTGTCACCATCATCCGCCGCATCATCATGCCGCAGATCATGCCGGGCGTGCTGTCGGGTGCGATCATCGTGTTCTCGCTCTCGGCCAGTGCCTTCGCGACGCCCGCGATCATCGGCGGCCGTCGGCTCAAGGTCGCGGCGACGCTGGCCTATGACGAATTTCTCAACACGCTGAACTGGCCGCTCGGTGCTGCCGTGGCGACACTGCTGCTGGTCGCGCTGGTCTTGATCGTCGTAGGCAGCAACGCGCTGATCGAGCGGCGCTATGCGGAGGTGTTCCGATGA
- a CDS encoding aspartate/glutamate racemase family protein, with amino-acid sequence MTRRRILVINPNSSASVTAAIDDAVAPLRMSGGPEIEVIGLAEGPPGISFQRDADSVVMPLVNRVSRDDADAFVLACFSDPGLHAVREAAGGRPVMGIAECGIFRALMLGERFGIIALSPSSIRRQQRMARVMGVDSRYAGSWSVGASAAETAGVDIRGRLIEAGRALVTQCRADVVVMGCAGMASHRAAIAEAIGVPVVEPAQQAVAAAIGAVLLNT; translated from the coding sequence ATGACCCGTCGCCGCATCCTCGTCATCAACCCCAACTCCTCGGCGTCGGTGACGGCGGCGATCGACGATGCGGTCGCGCCGCTGCGGATGTCGGGTGGGCCCGAGATCGAGGTGATCGGTCTCGCCGAAGGGCCGCCGGGCATCAGCTTTCAGCGCGACGCAGACAGCGTCGTGATGCCGCTGGTGAATCGTGTCTCACGTGACGATGCCGATGCCTTCGTGCTCGCCTGCTTCAGCGATCCCGGCCTGCATGCGGTGCGCGAGGCGGCCGGTGGTCGCCCGGTGATGGGCATCGCCGAATGCGGCATCTTTCGCGCGCTGATGCTGGGCGAACGTTTCGGCATCATTGCGCTGTCGCCGTCGAGCATCCGTCGCCAGCAACGCATGGCGCGGGTGATGGGCGTCGACAGTCGCTACGCCGGAAGCTGGTCGGTCGGCGCGAGCGCGGCCGAGACAGCAGGCGTGGATATCCGCGGACGGCTGATCGAGGCCGGCCGCGCGCTGGTCACCCAATGCCGCGCCGATGTCGTGGTGATGGGTTGCGCCGGCATGGCCTCGCATCGCGCGGCGATTGCGGAAGCGATCGGCGTGCCCGTCGTTGAACCGGCGCAGCAGGCGGTCGCGGCTGCGATCGGCGCGGTCTTGTTGAATACGTGA
- a CDS encoding ABC transporter substrate-binding protein, which produces MKTLRLLTAVSIAALIAIPTAVSAQQKTLYVAGYGGSFEKTIRDEVIPSFEKENNVKVEYVAGNSTDTLAKLQAQKGNQQIDVAIVDDGPMYQAIQLGFCGKLDGLPAADLYDTARFKDDRAVAIGIVATGLMYNTKVFKEKGWAPPTSWNDLKDTKYAKQLVIPPINNTYGLEALVMLSKMNGGSESNVDSGFKIFKEEINPNVLAYEPSPGKMTELFQSGQAVIAVWGTGRVQSFANTGFPVDFVYPKEGAATLLTTACPIAKPNASPLASSFVKMLLDPKIQLVMLKDYGYGPVLKSLKVPPDLGKMAPIGERAAKLYNPDWATINEKREEWTKRWNREVER; this is translated from the coding sequence ATGAAAACTCTTCGCCTTCTCACTGCGGTCAGCATCGCAGCGCTCATCGCCATCCCGACGGCCGTCTCGGCCCAGCAAAAAACGCTCTATGTCGCCGGCTACGGCGGCTCGTTCGAGAAGACCATCCGCGACGAGGTGATTCCGAGCTTCGAGAAGGAGAACAACGTCAAGGTCGAGTACGTTGCCGGCAATTCCACCGACACGCTGGCCAAGCTCCAGGCGCAGAAGGGCAACCAGCAGATCGACGTCGCCATCGTCGATGACGGTCCGATGTATCAGGCGATCCAGCTCGGCTTCTGCGGCAAGCTCGACGGCCTGCCCGCCGCCGACCTCTACGACACCGCGCGCTTCAAGGACGACCGCGCCGTCGCGATCGGCATTGTCGCCACCGGGTTGATGTACAACACCAAGGTGTTCAAAGAGAAAGGCTGGGCGCCGCCGACCTCGTGGAATGATCTGAAGGACACGAAATACGCCAAGCAACTCGTGATCCCGCCGATCAACAACACCTATGGTCTCGAAGCGCTGGTGATGCTGTCGAAGATGAATGGCGGTAGCGAATCCAACGTCGACTCCGGCTTCAAGATATTCAAGGAAGAGATCAATCCGAACGTGCTCGCCTACGAGCCGTCGCCGGGCAAGATGACCGAGCTGTTCCAGTCCGGTCAGGCCGTCATCGCGGTGTGGGGTACCGGGCGCGTGCAGAGCTTTGCCAACACCGGCTTCCCCGTCGACTTCGTCTACCCCAAGGAAGGCGCGGCGACGCTGCTGACGACGGCGTGTCCGATCGCCAAGCCGAATGCGTCACCGCTGGCGTCCAGCTTCGTGAAGATGCTGCTCGATCCCAAGATCCAGCTCGTGATGCTGAAGGACTACGGCTACGGCCCCGTGCTGAAATCGCTGAAGGTGCCGCCCGATCTCGGCAAGATGGCCCCGATCGGCGAGCGCGCGGCAAAACTGTATAATCCGGACTGGGCCACGATCAACGAGAAGCGCGAGGAGTGGACCAAGCGCTGGAACCGCGAGGTCGAGCGCTGA
- a CDS encoding amidohydrolase family protein, whose product MSTTAIFGSHVLSRKDGAQHVLRDHWVLVEGQRIAAITRDKPSADAVYDRPGRFVLPGLLNLHNHCFSEAVARSHSEDGNGRKNNQSIVYTVLLPLTKRGADVLSAEERLAVARLGILQLLKGGATTVMEPFRNSIPEMFDAAEEMGIRFYGAPYLFSTSDAKAGPDGVVRYSGDDGAADMATWDALYQRWNNRGDGRISLAMSPHATDTCGPDLLKACAMRARELGVPITTHMAQSRAEVDTIGKRYGGRTPAEYLDWLGLLAPDLMAAHCMFSSDDDLKLMAARGMTVLNCPRVFARAGVTAAFSRFAEHGVRTVVGTDGYNMDLLGELNAASLISKVTSQRADVANSPELIEANTAVAADVIKRPDLGRIEPGATADLTVVDLTHPHLQPLFDPRRALIALANRANIDQVMVDGRVLVDEGRYLGADEAAITAAGAAAIGKIWDLPEAQAAFNG is encoded by the coding sequence ATGAGCACCACGGCAATCTTCGGCAGCCATGTGCTGTCACGCAAAGATGGCGCGCAGCACGTGTTGCGTGACCATTGGGTCCTGGTCGAAGGCCAGAGGATCGCCGCGATCACCCGCGACAAGCCGAGCGCCGACGCCGTCTACGATCGTCCCGGCCGCTTCGTCCTGCCGGGCCTCTTGAACCTGCACAATCACTGCTTCTCTGAAGCCGTCGCGCGCAGTCACAGTGAGGACGGTAACGGCCGCAAGAACAACCAGAGCATCGTCTATACGGTGCTGTTGCCGCTGACCAAACGCGGCGCCGATGTCCTGTCGGCGGAAGAGCGCCTGGCCGTCGCGCGGCTCGGCATCCTCCAACTCCTGAAGGGCGGTGCGACTACGGTGATGGAGCCGTTCCGCAACTCGATTCCGGAGATGTTCGACGCGGCCGAAGAGATGGGAATCCGCTTCTATGGCGCGCCCTATCTGTTCTCGACGTCCGACGCCAAGGCCGGACCCGATGGTGTGGTCCGCTATTCCGGCGACGATGGCGCTGCCGACATGGCGACATGGGATGCGCTCTATCAGCGCTGGAACAATCGTGGCGATGGCCGCATCTCACTTGCGATGAGCCCGCACGCCACCGATACCTGCGGCCCCGATCTGCTGAAGGCCTGCGCCATGCGGGCACGCGAGCTCGGCGTGCCCATCACGACGCACATGGCGCAGAGCCGTGCAGAGGTCGATACCATCGGCAAGCGCTATGGCGGCCGCACGCCAGCGGAGTATCTCGACTGGCTCGGTCTGCTTGCACCCGACCTGATGGCGGCGCACTGCATGTTCAGCAGCGACGATGACCTCAAGCTGATGGCTGCGCGCGGCATGACGGTGCTCAATTGTCCGCGCGTGTTCGCGCGCGCCGGCGTTACCGCGGCGTTCAGCCGGTTCGCGGAGCATGGCGTGCGCACCGTGGTCGGTACCGACGGCTACAACATGGATTTGCTCGGCGAACTCAATGCGGCGTCGCTGATCTCGAAGGTCACGTCGCAGCGCGCCGATGTCGCGAACTCGCCGGAGCTGATCGAGGCGAACACCGCCGTCGCCGCCGACGTCATCAAGCGGCCGGACCTCGGCCGGATCGAGCCGGGCGCCACCGCCGACCTCACCGTGGTCGACCTCACCCATCCGCATCTTCAGCCGCTGTTCGATCCGCGCCGCGCGCTGATCGCGCTCGCCAACCGCGCCAATATCGATCAGGTCATGGTCGATGGCCGCGTGCTGGTCGATGAGGGACGCTATCTCGGCGCGGATGAGGCGGCGATCACGGCAGCAGGTGCGGCTGCGATTGGCAAGATCTGGGACCTGCCGGAAGCGCAGGCGGCGTTCAACGGCTAG
- a CDS encoding ABC transporter substrate-binding protein, translating into MPISRRSLLKAAATVPALSLPGIVRAESQSTLRFIPVIDLAFVDPIYSTAQVSRNHGFMVYDTLYGMSASLQVSPQMLSGHVISGDELQWDLSLRDGLFWHDGERVLARDCVASIRRWAARDGFGGELMEATNELSAADDRTIRFRLKRPFPLLPQALGKAAINACFMMPERLASQDPFKPLTEVIGSGPFRYLADERVQGARNAYAKFDRYQPRTDGKPDWTAGPKIVHYDRVVWTTTPDAGTGVAALQTGEQDWQETTPHDLLPIIKAAGDIETRILDPRGYACMLRLNHLQPPFDNPAIRRALLGAIDQSAFMTAVAGTDPAFQVSPIGFFAPGTPMASDVGLGVFRGPRNYDKVKADLTAAGYNGEKIVVLVPTNSLAQKPLGEIAVDSLRKAGLNVEYAGLDFAVVLQRQLKKDPVGQGGWSAAVGNWQGIDWLNPAGNTNIRGEGKVAGWYKSEKMGPLRSQWLAASELAEQQRICREIQAVAFEEIPYIPIGLYKQPTAYRKDITGILDGTAVFWNVRPA; encoded by the coding sequence ATGCCCATCTCCCGCCGCTCGCTCCTCAAGGCCGCTGCAACAGTACCGGCATTGTCGCTGCCAGGCATCGTACGTGCTGAATCCCAGTCGACGCTCCGCTTCATCCCAGTCATCGACCTCGCCTTCGTCGATCCGATCTACTCGACCGCGCAGGTGTCGCGAAACCACGGCTTCATGGTCTACGATACGCTCTACGGCATGAGCGCTTCGCTTCAGGTCTCGCCGCAGATGCTGTCGGGCCACGTCATCTCCGGCGACGAGCTCCAGTGGGACCTCAGCTTGCGTGACGGGCTGTTCTGGCACGACGGCGAGCGCGTGCTCGCGCGCGACTGTGTTGCCAGCATCCGCCGCTGGGCCGCGCGTGACGGCTTTGGTGGTGAGCTGATGGAGGCGACCAATGAGCTTTCAGCCGCCGACGACCGCACCATCCGCTTTCGCCTCAAGCGTCCGTTCCCGCTGCTGCCGCAGGCGCTCGGCAAGGCCGCGATCAATGCCTGCTTCATGATGCCTGAGCGGCTGGCGAGCCAGGACCCGTTCAAGCCTTTGACCGAAGTGATTGGTAGCGGCCCGTTCCGCTATCTCGCCGACGAACGCGTGCAGGGCGCCCGCAACGCCTATGCCAAGTTCGATCGCTACCAGCCGCGCACCGACGGCAAGCCGGATTGGACCGCGGGCCCGAAGATCGTGCACTACGACCGCGTGGTCTGGACCACGACGCCCGATGCCGGCACCGGCGTCGCCGCCCTGCAGACCGGCGAGCAGGACTGGCAGGAGACCACCCCGCACGATCTGCTCCCGATCATCAAGGCCGCCGGCGACATCGAGACCCGCATCCTCGATCCCAGAGGCTACGCCTGCATGCTGCGGCTCAATCATCTGCAGCCGCCGTTCGACAATCCCGCGATCCGTCGCGCGCTGCTTGGCGCGATCGACCAGTCCGCCTTCATGACGGCGGTGGCCGGCACCGATCCGGCCTTCCAGGTGTCGCCGATCGGCTTCTTTGCCCCGGGGACGCCGATGGCGAGCGACGTCGGCCTCGGCGTGTTCCGCGGCCCGCGCAACTACGACAAGGTGAAGGCCGATCTAACGGCCGCCGGCTACAATGGCGAGAAGATCGTGGTGCTGGTCCCCACCAATTCGCTGGCGCAGAAGCCGCTCGGCGAGATCGCGGTGGACAGCCTGCGCAAGGCCGGCCTGAACGTCGAATACGCTGGACTCGATTTCGCTGTCGTGCTGCAGCGCCAGCTCAAGAAGGATCCGGTCGGGCAGGGCGGCTGGAGCGCCGCCGTCGGCAACTGGCAGGGCATCGACTGGCTCAATCCCGCCGGCAACACCAACATCCGCGGCGAGGGCAAGGTCGCCGGCTGGTACAAGAGCGAGAAGATGGGGCCGTTGCGCAGCCAGTGGCTGGCCGCCTCCGAGCTCGCCGAGCAGCAGCGCATCTGCCGCGAGATCCAGGCGGTCGCCTTCGAGGAAATCCCCTATATTCCGATCGGCCTCTACAAGCAGCCGACCGCCTATCGCAAAGACATCACCGGCATTCTCGACGGCACCGCCGTCTTCTGGAACGTACGCCCCGCATGA
- a CDS encoding polysaccharide deacetylase, with product MLDSKALQSIPLTPANTADPAPEYPWPKPFKSAMFLSFDVDAESAWTSKDAVHAQRLITMSYGGYEARVGTPKLLELLDQLDLKATFFVTGWSVDAHPAMAESILKAGHEIGHHGYHHLLPDPGDPWIEEELERGFEALKRRLGVRPTGYRAPYGEFTEELRVALVRHGIVYTSSFRDDVRPYRHRLANGKPGTIELPVTASYDDWMHGLSARFSPRSIFPKEHVLSIWKDELDEVRDWGAMVTTVLHPQCSGRPMRLRLLREFLAYAKSCPDVWITTGEKIADNFLRHEAANR from the coding sequence ATGCTGGACAGTAAGGCACTTCAGAGCATCCCGCTCACCCCAGCCAACACCGCGGATCCCGCGCCGGAATATCCCTGGCCGAAGCCATTCAAGTCCGCGATGTTCCTCTCGTTCGACGTCGACGCTGAGAGCGCGTGGACCAGCAAGGACGCGGTGCACGCGCAGCGGCTCATCACCATGAGCTATGGCGGCTATGAGGCGCGCGTCGGTACGCCGAAGCTTCTGGAGCTGCTCGACCAGCTCGATCTCAAGGCGACATTCTTCGTCACCGGCTGGTCGGTCGATGCGCATCCGGCGATGGCCGAATCCATTCTCAAGGCCGGCCACGAGATCGGCCATCATGGTTATCACCATCTGCTGCCAGATCCTGGCGATCCCTGGATCGAAGAGGAGCTCGAGCGCGGCTTCGAGGCGCTGAAGCGCAGGCTTGGCGTCAGGCCGACCGGATACCGGGCGCCGTATGGCGAATTCACCGAGGAGCTGCGCGTCGCCCTGGTGCGCCACGGCATCGTCTATACATCCTCGTTCCGCGACGACGTGCGGCCCTATCGTCATCGTCTCGCCAACGGCAAGCCCGGTACGATCGAGCTGCCGGTGACTGCGAGCTATGACGACTGGATGCACGGCTTGTCGGCGCGCTTCAGCCCGCGCTCGATCTTCCCCAAGGAGCACGTGCTCTCGATCTGGAAGGACGAGCTGGATGAGGTCCGCGACTGGGGTGCGATGGTAACCACGGTGCTGCATCCGCAATGCAGCGGCCGGCCGATGCGGCTGCGCCTGCTGCGCGAGTTCCTCGCTTACGCAAAGTCCTGCCCGGACGTCTGGATCACGACCGGCGAGAAGATCGCGGACAACTTCCTGCGCCACGAGGCCGCCAACCGTTGA
- a CDS encoding ABC transporter permease — protein MRRNGPLALIFHTIFVIVMVAPILVVCLVAFTPEGFLSLPTNGFSLRWFREIGNYPEFIHAFWVSLGLGALSSFVALLFAVPAALAIARHRFRGRDALAALFLSPLMIPHVVLGIAFLRFFTSAGLGGSFAALIIAHVIIVFPFALRLTLAAATGMDRTVEMAAVSLGAGGWTLFRRVTLPLILPGVISGWALAFIQSFDDLTMTVFLAAPGTETLPVRMFLYIQDNIDPLVTSVSACVIAVTMTALIVLDRFYGLDRVLAGKGDTGR, from the coding sequence ATGAGACGGAACGGCCCGCTGGCGCTGATCTTCCACACTATCTTCGTCATCGTCATGGTGGCGCCGATCCTGGTGGTCTGCCTCGTCGCCTTCACGCCGGAGGGTTTTCTGTCGCTGCCGACCAACGGCTTCTCGCTGCGCTGGTTTAGGGAGATCGGAAATTATCCCGAATTCATCCACGCCTTCTGGGTCAGCCTCGGGCTCGGCGCACTGTCGTCGTTCGTGGCGCTGCTGTTCGCAGTGCCAGCGGCGCTGGCGATCGCGCGTCATCGTTTCCGTGGTCGCGATGCGCTGGCGGCGTTGTTCCTGTCGCCGTTGATGATCCCCCATGTCGTGCTCGGCATCGCTTTCCTGCGCTTCTTCACCTCGGCGGGGCTCGGCGGCAGCTTCGCCGCACTGATCATCGCGCATGTCATCATCGTGTTTCCGTTCGCATTGCGGCTGACACTGGCGGCGGCGACCGGCATGGACCGCACGGTCGAGATGGCCGCGGTCTCGCTCGGCGCCGGCGGCTGGACGCTGTTTCGCCGCGTGACCCTGCCGCTCATCTTGCCCGGCGTCATCAGCGGCTGGGCGCTCGCCTTCATCCAGTCCTTCGATGATCTCACCATGACCGTCTTCCTCGCTGCACCCGGCACCGAGACATTGCCGGTGCGCATGTTCCTTTATATCCAGGACAACATCGATCCGCTGGTGACGTCGGTCTCGGCCTGCGTGATCGCTGTGACCATGACCGCCCTCATTGTGCTCGACCGCTTCTACGGGCTCGACCGCGTGCTCGCCGGCAAGGGCGATACGGGACGATAG
- a CDS encoding (2Fe-2S)-binding protein, translating to MFRRSEQDKRPQVQIFVDGVAVAARQGDTVSAALLASAQDVRRSTAVSGAARLPYCMMGVCFDCLVTVDGVGNRQGCLVPVAEGMQIEIQKGKREIGR from the coding sequence ATGTTTAGACGATCCGAACAGGACAAGCGTCCGCAGGTGCAGATCTTCGTCGACGGCGTCGCCGTCGCGGCGCGCCAGGGCGATACCGTCTCCGCCGCATTGTTGGCATCCGCTCAGGACGTGCGGCGCTCGACCGCGGTGAGCGGCGCGGCGCGGCTGCCCTACTGCATGATGGGCGTGTGCTTCGATTGCCTCGTCACCGTCGACGGGGTCGGCAACCGCCAGGGCTGCCTCGTGCCTGTCGCCGAGGGCATGCAGATCGAGATCCAGAAGGGCAAGCGGGAGATCGGAAGATGA
- a CDS encoding ABC transporter ATP-binding protein, translated as MAYLELDRVAKQFGAQTVVDDFSLAVGKGEFISFLGPSGCGKTTTLQMIAGFLDPTRGAIRLEDKDLSAIHPAKRGLGIVFQSYALFPHMTAAENVAFGLEMRNVPRAERAERVRSALAMVGLAGYEDRHPRRMSGGQQQRVALARALVIKPSVLLLDEPLSNLDAKLREEMQIELRQIQRTIGTTTILVTHDQNEAMSLSDRIVVMSQGKIEQIGTPQETYEKPASAFVSQFLGKTNDFAGTIDRTAAPGWLVVGSWSAPAPAGLNGPVTVSIRPERVGFGEAGLSAKIVTRIFQGNHWLFQCDSECGPAIVIRQNDGTAQPAEGEAVRLAWRPEDMSLRARSVA; from the coding sequence ATGGCCTATCTCGAGCTCGATCGGGTCGCAAAGCAATTCGGCGCACAGACTGTGGTCGACGACTTCAGTCTCGCGGTGGGCAAGGGGGAGTTCATCTCCTTCCTCGGCCCCTCCGGCTGCGGCAAGACCACGACGTTGCAGATGATCGCGGGTTTCCTCGATCCCACGCGCGGCGCGATCCGCCTGGAGGACAAGGACCTGTCTGCGATCCATCCGGCCAAGCGCGGCCTCGGGATCGTGTTCCAGAGCTACGCGCTGTTTCCGCACATGACCGCGGCGGAGAACGTCGCGTTCGGCCTCGAGATGCGCAACGTGCCGCGCGCCGAAAGGGCCGAGCGTGTTCGTTCTGCGCTCGCGATGGTGGGCCTGGCCGGTTACGAGGACCGCCATCCCCGCCGGATGTCCGGCGGACAGCAACAGCGCGTCGCGCTGGCGCGTGCACTGGTGATCAAGCCGAGCGTGCTGCTGCTCGACGAGCCGCTCTCGAACCTCGATGCCAAACTGCGCGAGGAGATGCAGATCGAGCTGCGCCAGATCCAGCGCACCATCGGTACCACCACGATCCTGGTCACCCACGACCAGAACGAGGCGATGTCGCTGTCCGACCGGATCGTGGTGATGAGCCAGGGCAAGATCGAGCAGATCGGCACGCCGCAGGAGACGTATGAGAAGCCTGCCTCGGCCTTTGTTTCGCAATTCCTCGGCAAGACCAATGATTTCGCTGGAACGATCGATCGAACCGCGGCCCCGGGTTGGCTGGTCGTGGGCTCGTGGAGCGCGCCGGCCCCGGCTGGGCTCAATGGCCCCGTCACGGTCAGTATCCGTCCTGAAAGAGTCGGCTTCGGCGAGGCTGGTCTCAGCGCAAAGATCGTCACCCGCATCTTCCAGGGCAATCACTGGCTGTTCCAGTGCGACAGCGAATGCGGCCCGGCGATCGTGATCCGCCAGAATGACGGCACGGCGCAGCCGGCCGAAGGCGAGGCGGTCCGTCTTGCCTGGCGGCCGGAAGATATGAGCTTGCGCGCGAGGAGCGTCGCATGA